In a genomic window of Pseudomonas mohnii:
- a CDS encoding toxin VasX, with product MKRLGRLSAGPCCEPDRLIVQVIGTGHSKDQRLVLFDRSGIEPLPALTDEVDRETERLFSVHCELFVWNWYARYEHQLWLEIATTHGAPIRLPLLEDVRITPRQLDAQWNQIVPVVPFVALPGARSRHDLGTPVLCRSGFVYVFYRGRLWRELEVRQDGERTTYHDIDVPMFREGQDLCDDYRLARGVALSDIWLPATWNRQPAEAVQLCFSEIQLSAARVKRLEEDPELRARRCQSPTLPCDSQTFERLFDPQPDGQAMLEAFGRFNAWDAQASDSATKASVTWRNLAERAFPLSLIAPQRARQSGFEYGLEHPGRYVCDLSGQFAAQRKFEARRCLAQWEQGATPDVPATFESSAWADCLATLLQRLQGKTPPDDEADLWQPQPSVVDVLETARQRRVCGVLLEDPRYRLRHLLSQIRQQQQLLALYAERASLYPHHASAVMVQQLIVPATLGGQKNPLHACFDKVKEAGRRDINRFTASAERALIWQQLNMAQALLAECLQQPVTQQTLADHLSQDGFDYLAALFAVSQTFAALATVPAQLDPLASNGDVTNALSGVSLYSPRASVGQTLLNDIAHDPAHPLHPMLWPAVDEAALAAPYVPPTQTNLNEGDGHLRADDLAAFESHPGPYYPQVDHLDGHLLKDLLASGSLNSTLTGQSKAAAGSLIGIYENLAGALETASSAVNKPSGPHTGQAMPASTYLHGLGVGLLRSLMPKTFGDAHFIQRRDADPQHYYVFGLTDVPSGDQRPHRVMGQYLDAQGRPLKVRDDVLDTPYALRETHHTLLAIPLKHPTANNLSVLNQRINAVYKADVEARATGDAYVKSPLQRGVDEHVESANSRVHRVLGSLPFAAGVLMLEVWNVRVENNSFKQTEREKGFGRAFLGMGGAAVDLTIALEMLTVKFASTQSVLAVGRKVLFNIPVEAAQKFFGRLAEHLAKELTGRLFAQMASGLIFSGICLTDAWFAWKWGDDASWGYLMMAAGGAISALSNLVVSGITFLGLGPGGWAALILIVIGAGLAWWLSDKPIEEWLVNGPFGTQVHSDNVHLLDPQRGFYYLISLFADIRINIGPNPQFVPNAKLDFRARTPFQVISSNTCIRIESNLPGLIANLGTLNINAHCRLNTFELKGGRLKSETVPFTKLIDSRLVPPNAQRLLPQGLELFFKTPASYAFDPVTGSSGIAHQWQVRAQCVLEQLNQRWHFPAPPPKDGTPFFATHIKPDFGSVGALYWADEVTNRSRNTDS from the coding sequence ATGAAGCGCCTGGGAAGATTGTCCGCCGGTCCTTGCTGCGAGCCCGACAGGCTGATCGTCCAGGTGATCGGCACCGGCCATTCCAAAGACCAGCGCCTGGTGCTCTTCGACCGGTCAGGCATTGAACCGCTGCCGGCCCTGACCGATGAGGTGGATCGCGAAACGGAGCGTTTATTCAGCGTCCACTGCGAGCTGTTCGTGTGGAACTGGTACGCCCGGTACGAGCATCAGTTGTGGCTGGAAATTGCCACGACCCATGGGGCGCCCATTCGCCTGCCGTTGCTGGAGGACGTACGGATCACCCCGCGCCAACTGGATGCGCAGTGGAACCAGATCGTCCCCGTCGTGCCTTTCGTCGCGCTGCCCGGTGCGCGCAGCCGCCACGACCTCGGCACGCCGGTCCTGTGCCGCAGCGGCTTTGTCTATGTGTTTTACCGCGGGCGCCTGTGGCGTGAACTGGAAGTGCGGCAGGACGGCGAACGCACGACTTACCACGACATTGACGTGCCGATGTTTCGCGAAGGCCAGGATCTGTGCGACGACTACCGCCTGGCCAGGGGTGTCGCACTCAGCGACATCTGGCTGCCCGCCACCTGGAATCGGCAACCGGCCGAAGCGGTGCAACTGTGTTTCAGCGAGATCCAGCTCAGTGCTGCCCGCGTCAAACGCCTCGAGGAGGACCCGGAGTTACGCGCCCGGCGTTGTCAGAGCCCCACGTTGCCGTGCGACAGTCAGACGTTCGAACGGCTTTTCGACCCGCAGCCCGACGGGCAGGCGATGCTCGAGGCCTTCGGGCGCTTCAATGCGTGGGATGCCCAGGCGTCCGACAGCGCGACGAAAGCCAGCGTCACCTGGCGCAACCTGGCCGAACGCGCTTTTCCGCTCAGCCTGATCGCCCCGCAACGGGCACGCCAGAGCGGTTTCGAATATGGGCTGGAGCATCCGGGGCGTTACGTATGCGACCTGTCGGGGCAATTTGCCGCACAACGCAAATTCGAAGCCAGGCGCTGCCTGGCTCAGTGGGAGCAGGGCGCCACGCCGGATGTGCCCGCCACGTTCGAAAGCAGCGCCTGGGCCGACTGCCTCGCCACGCTGTTGCAGCGCTTGCAAGGAAAGACCCCGCCAGACGATGAAGCGGATCTGTGGCAACCCCAGCCCAGCGTCGTCGACGTGCTGGAGACCGCCCGCCAACGGCGCGTGTGCGGCGTGCTGCTGGAGGACCCGCGCTACCGTTTGCGGCACCTGCTTTCGCAGATCCGGCAGCAACAGCAATTGCTGGCGCTGTATGCCGAGCGCGCCAGCCTTTATCCCCACCACGCCAGCGCGGTGATGGTCCAGCAACTGATCGTGCCGGCCACCCTCGGCGGCCAGAAGAACCCGCTGCACGCCTGTTTCGACAAAGTGAAGGAGGCCGGGCGCCGCGACATCAACCGTTTCACCGCCAGCGCCGAGCGCGCCTTGATCTGGCAACAACTGAACATGGCGCAGGCGCTGCTGGCCGAGTGCCTGCAGCAACCGGTCACGCAGCAAACCCTGGCCGATCATTTGAGTCAGGACGGCTTTGACTACCTCGCCGCGCTGTTTGCCGTGAGCCAGACGTTCGCGGCCCTGGCCACGGTGCCCGCGCAACTCGATCCGTTGGCCAGCAACGGCGACGTCACCAACGCGCTGAGCGGCGTGAGTCTCTACAGTCCACGGGCCAGCGTCGGCCAGACCCTGCTCAACGACATCGCCCACGACCCGGCGCACCCGCTGCACCCGATGCTCTGGCCCGCCGTCGATGAAGCGGCGCTGGCCGCGCCCTATGTGCCACCCACCCAGACAAACCTCAACGAGGGCGATGGTCATTTACGCGCCGATGACCTCGCCGCATTCGAAAGTCACCCGGGGCCCTATTACCCGCAGGTCGACCACCTCGACGGCCACTTGCTCAAAGACCTGCTGGCCAGCGGCAGCCTGAACAGCACCCTCACCGGGCAATCGAAAGCGGCCGCCGGTAGCCTGATCGGCATCTACGAAAACCTCGCGGGCGCCCTGGAAACCGCCAGCAGCGCGGTGAACAAACCGTCCGGGCCACACACCGGCCAGGCCATGCCCGCCAGCACCTATCTGCACGGCCTCGGCGTGGGGCTGTTGCGCAGCCTGATGCCCAAGACCTTTGGCGACGCGCACTTCATCCAGCGGCGTGACGCCGACCCGCAGCATTACTACGTTTTTGGCCTGACCGATGTGCCGTCCGGCGATCAGCGGCCACACCGGGTGATGGGTCAGTACCTGGATGCCCAGGGCCGACCGCTGAAGGTGCGCGACGACGTACTCGACACCCCGTACGCCCTTCGCGAAACCCATCACACGCTGCTGGCGATCCCGCTGAAGCATCCGACGGCGAACAATCTCAGCGTGCTGAATCAGCGGATCAACGCGGTTTACAAAGCCGATGTGGAGGCGCGGGCGACGGGTGATGCGTACGTGAAAAGTCCGTTGCAGCGGGGCGTGGATGAGCATGTCGAGTCGGCTAACAGCCGGGTTCATCGCGTGCTGGGCTCGTTGCCGTTTGCGGCGGGGGTTTTGATGTTGGAGGTTTGGAATGTGAGGGTGGAGAACAATTCGTTCAAACAAACCGAAAGAGAGAAAGGATTCGGAAGAGCATTTCTCGGGATGGGCGGAGCAGCAGTTGATCTTACTATTGCGCTAGAAATGTTGACGGTAAAATTTGCCAGTACACAGTCTGTTTTAGCGGTTGGGCGAAAAGTGCTATTCAATATCCCTGTTGAGGCCGCTCAGAAATTTTTCGGCCGTCTAGCAGAACATTTAGCGAAGGAACTCACCGGACGCCTATTTGCACAAATGGCCAGTGGTCTGATTTTTTCGGGTATATGCCTGACAGATGCCTGGTTTGCGTGGAAATGGGGCGACGATGCCAGCTGGGGCTATCTGATGATGGCTGCGGGCGGCGCCATCAGCGCTCTCAGTAATTTGGTTGTTAGCGGCATCACCTTTCTCGGTCTGGGCCCAGGTGGCTGGGCAGCGCTGATATTGATCGTGATCGGTGCCGGATTGGCCTGGTGGCTGAGCGACAAGCCCATCGAAGAGTGGCTGGTCAATGGCCCGTTCGGCACGCAAGTTCATTCAGATAACGTGCACCTGCTGGATCCGCAACGTGGTTTTTATTACCTGATCAGTTTGTTTGCCGACATTCGCATCAACATAGGCCCCAACCCTCAATTCGTCCCTAATGCCAAACTCGACTTTCGCGCCAGGACACCTTTTCAAGTGATCTCGTCCAATACCTGCATTCGCATTGAAAGTAACTTGCCGGGCTTAATTGCAAACCTCGGCACCCTGAACATCAATGCCCACTGTCGACTTAATACCTTCGAACTCAAAGGTGGTCGCCTCAAAAGTGAAACGGTGCCGTTCACAAAACTGATCGATAGCCGCCTCGTTCCACCCAATGCCCAACGGCTGCTACCGCAGGGGCTGGAACTGTTTTTCAAAACCCCAGCGAGCTACGCCTTCGACCCGGTAACCGGCTCATCCGGCATCGCCCATCAATGGCAAGTCCGGGCTCAGTGTGTACTGGAGCAACTTAATCAACGCTGGCATTTTCCTGCGCCACCACCGAAGGATGGTACGCCGTTTTTTGCCACCCATATAAAACCCGATTTCGGCAGCGTGGGTGCACTCTACTGGGCAGACGAAGTGACAAACAGATCGCGGAATACTGATTCATGA
- the aguB gene encoding N-carbamoylputrescine amidase gives MSRNVTVAATQMACSWDLEGNIEVAERLVREAAAKGAQIILIQELFEAPYFCQKPNPDYLQLATTVEDNVAIKHFQKVARELQVVLPISFYELAGRARFNSIAIIDADGSNLGIYRKSHIPDGPGYHEKYYFNPGDTGFKVWNTRYAKIGVGICWDQWFPEAARSMALQGAEILFYPTAIGSEPHDKTISSRDHWQRVQQGHAGANLMPLIASNRIGNEEQDGYDITFYGSSFIANQFGEKVQELNETEEGILVHTFDLEKLEHTRSAWGSFRDRRPNLYGAIKTLDGSLES, from the coding sequence ATGAGCCGTAACGTTACCGTCGCCGCCACTCAGATGGCCTGTTCCTGGGACCTTGAAGGCAATATTGAAGTCGCTGAACGGTTGGTCCGTGAAGCCGCCGCCAAAGGCGCGCAGATCATCCTGATCCAGGAACTGTTCGAGGCGCCGTACTTCTGCCAGAAGCCGAACCCGGATTACCTGCAGCTGGCCACGACGGTCGAAGACAACGTCGCCATCAAGCATTTCCAGAAAGTCGCCAGGGAACTGCAAGTGGTGCTGCCGATCAGCTTCTACGAATTGGCCGGCCGCGCTCGTTTCAACAGCATCGCGATCATCGACGCTGACGGCAGCAACCTCGGGATTTATCGTAAAAGCCACATCCCGGACGGTCCTGGTTACCACGAGAAGTACTACTTCAACCCGGGCGATACCGGCTTCAAGGTCTGGAATACCCGTTACGCGAAAATCGGCGTGGGCATCTGCTGGGACCAGTGGTTCCCCGAGGCTGCGCGCAGCATGGCGTTGCAAGGCGCGGAAATTCTGTTCTACCCGACCGCCATCGGCAGCGAGCCCCACGACAAGACCATTTCGTCCCGCGATCACTGGCAACGCGTGCAACAGGGGCACGCCGGCGCAAACCTGATGCCGCTGATCGCCAGTAACCGCATCGGCAACGAAGAGCAAGATGGCTACGACATTACCTTTTATGGTTCGTCGTTCATCGCCAACCAGTTCGGCGAGAAGGTGCAAGAACTCAACGAAACCGAAGAAGGCATTCTGGTTCACACCTTCGACCTCGAAAAACTCGAACATACACGCAGCGCGTGGGGCTCCTTCCGCGACCGCCGCCCTAACCTGTATGGTGCTATCAAAACCCTCGACGGATCCCTGGAGTCCTGA
- the aguA gene encoding agmatine deiminase, translating to MTTMNSTPRADGFYMPAEWAPQTQTWMIWPERPDNWRLGGKPAQAAHVAVAKAIARFEPVTVAVSAGQYENARARLDAPNIRVVEMSSDDAWVRDTGPTFVINDNGEVRGVNWDFNAWGGFDGGLYSPWNRDSQVGGKILEIERSPRYRTEGFVLEGGSIHVDGEGTLITTEECLLNRNRNPHLNRAEIEAVLSAHLAVDKIIWLPDGLFNDETDGHVDNFCCYVRPGEVLLAWTDDPQDPNYPRCQAAMNVLKSSTDAKGRPFTVHKMPIPGPLYATEEECAGVDPVDGTQERNPTVRLAGSYVNFLIVNGGIIAPSFDDPLDAPAKEILQSLFPQHEVVMVPGRELLLGGGNIHCLTQQQPAPHKE from the coding sequence ATGACGACTATGAACAGCACCCCTCGCGCAGACGGCTTCTACATGCCGGCCGAGTGGGCACCACAAACCCAGACCTGGATGATCTGGCCCGAGCGCCCGGACAACTGGCGCCTGGGCGGCAAACCGGCGCAAGCCGCGCACGTGGCGGTGGCCAAGGCCATCGCCCGTTTTGAACCGGTCACCGTGGCCGTTTCCGCCGGCCAGTATGAAAACGCCCGTGCCCGTCTGGACGCGCCGAATATCCGCGTAGTGGAGATGTCCAGTGACGACGCCTGGGTCCGGGATACCGGCCCGACGTTCGTCATCAACGACAACGGCGAAGTCCGTGGCGTGAACTGGGATTTCAATGCGTGGGGCGGCTTTGACGGTGGCCTGTATTCGCCGTGGAACCGCGACTCGCAGGTGGGTGGCAAAATCCTCGAGATCGAGCGCAGCCCGCGCTATCGCACTGAAGGCTTTGTGCTTGAAGGCGGTTCGATCCACGTCGATGGCGAGGGCACGCTGATCACCACCGAAGAATGCCTGCTCAATCGCAATCGAAATCCGCACCTGAACCGTGCAGAGATCGAAGCGGTGCTCAGCGCACATCTGGCTGTGGATAAAATCATCTGGCTGCCGGACGGTCTGTTCAACGACGAAACCGACGGCCATGTGGATAACTTCTGCTGTTACGTGCGTCCGGGCGAAGTATTGTTGGCCTGGACCGATGATCCGCAGGACCCGAACTACCCGCGTTGCCAGGCTGCGATGAACGTGCTGAAAAGTAGCACGGACGCCAAGGGGCGCCCTTTTACAGTGCACAAAATGCCGATTCCGGGACCGCTGTATGCGACCGAGGAAGAATGCGCGGGTGTCGATCCGGTGGACGGCACTCAGGAGCGTAACCCGACTGTTCGTCTGGCCGGTTCCTATGTGAACTTCCTGATCGTCAACGGCGGCATCATCGCTCCGAGCTTCGACGACCCGCTGGATGCGCCGGCAAAAGAGATCTTGCAGAGCCTGTTCCCGCAACACGAAGTGGTGATGGTGCCAGGCCGCGAACTGTTACTGGGCGGCGGTAACATCCACTGCCTTACCCAACAACAGCCAGCGCCGCACAAAGAGTGA
- a CDS encoding OprD family porin, producing MLNKRISLIALGILSTSQVMANDQAESKGFVEDSSLKVLLRNAYMNRDYKDGNPDKSEWGQAAIGTFSSGFTQGTVGVGVDAFGLYALNLERSEDRSGAQGIDFFKKGDSGQPANDLSKGGAAVKFRLSSTTLTYGDQMPALPVLSYDNVRLLPESYTGTLITSKEIKGLELNAGRFTAESRKSAEGRDSGGLKSINVLGGSYQFTEQFKAALYASDVEDVLKKQYVNANYVFPIDKDQSLTLDFNGYRTKLDDSYVRDNNLTGDDNKIWSLAATYATGPHSFILGYQRSTGDSNLGYPYGGYQKDQGRVGDGGNTIYLSNSYWSDFNAEDERSWQLGYGLDFSAFGVPGLSYNFAYVRGDNITTSTSTDGTEREIFNQFKYVVQSGPAKDLSVKLRSSVLRVSQKSSEYNVSGNEVRVFVDYPINIF from the coding sequence ATGTTGAACAAGCGAATCAGCCTGATCGCTCTGGGGATTTTGAGCACTTCACAGGTCATGGCTAACGACCAGGCCGAATCCAAGGGGTTTGTTGAGGACAGCAGCCTCAAAGTACTGCTGCGCAACGCCTACATGAACCGTGACTACAAAGACGGCAACCCGGATAAATCCGAGTGGGGCCAAGCGGCCATCGGTACATTCTCGTCCGGCTTTACCCAGGGCACCGTGGGCGTGGGTGTGGACGCTTTCGGTTTGTACGCACTTAACCTGGAGCGCAGTGAAGACCGTAGCGGCGCCCAAGGCATCGACTTTTTCAAAAAAGGTGACAGCGGCCAACCGGCTAACGACCTGTCCAAGGGCGGCGCAGCCGTCAAATTCCGCCTATCCAGCACCACGCTGACCTACGGCGACCAGATGCCGGCCCTGCCGGTATTGAGCTACGACAACGTGCGTCTGCTGCCGGAAAGCTACACCGGCACCCTGATCACCTCCAAGGAGATCAAAGGCCTGGAACTGAACGCCGGTCGCTTCACCGCCGAATCGCGCAAAAGCGCTGAAGGCCGTGACAGCGGTGGCTTGAAGTCGATCAACGTGTTGGGCGGCAGCTACCAGTTCACCGAGCAATTCAAGGCAGCGCTGTACGCTTCCGACGTCGAAGACGTACTGAAGAAACAATACGTGAACGCCAACTACGTGTTCCCGATCGACAAGGATCAGTCCCTGACCCTGGACTTCAACGGCTACCGTACCAAGCTGGACGATTCTTACGTACGCGACAACAACCTCACCGGCGACGACAACAAGATCTGGAGCCTGGCGGCGACATACGCCACCGGCCCACACTCGTTCATCCTTGGCTACCAGCGCAGCACGGGTGACAGCAACCTGGGTTACCCATACGGTGGCTACCAGAAGGATCAAGGTCGCGTCGGTGACGGTGGCAACACCATCTACCTGTCCAACTCCTACTGGTCCGACTTCAACGCCGAAGACGAACGCAGCTGGCAACTGGGCTACGGCCTGGACTTCAGCGCCTTCGGTGTTCCTGGCCTGAGCTACAACTTCGCCTACGTGCGTGGTGACAACATCACCACCTCCACCAGCACAGACGGCACTGAGCGCGAAATCTTCAACCAGTTCAAATACGTCGTGCAAAGCGGCCCGGCCAAAGACCTGAGCGTGAAACTGCGCAGCTCTGTCCTGCGTGTTTCGCAGAAGTCGAGCGAGTACAACGTCAGCGGTAACGAAGTGCGCGTGTTCGTGGATTACCCGATCAACATTTTCTGA